GCGCCCGCACCGGACACCACCAGTCGCACCTTGCCAATTTCCTTTTCCACCACCCGCAGGCCGTTCAATACCGCTGCAGCGGTAATGATGGCGGTGCCATGCTGGTCGTCGTGGAACACCGGAATCTTCATCCGTTCGCGCAGCTTGCTCTCAACGTAGAAGCACTCTGGTGCCTTGATGTCTTCCAGGTTGATCCCACCAAAGGTCGGCTCCAGTGCCGCAATGATGTCAACCAGCTTGTCCGGGTCGTTCTCGTCCACTTCGATATCGAACACATCAATACCGGCGAACTTCTTGAACAGCACACCCTTGCCTTCCATCACCGGCTTACCCGCCAGCGCACCAATATTGCCGAGGCCCAGCACGGCAGTACCGTTGGAAATCACCGCCACCAGATTACCGCGGGCGGTCAGGGTCATCGCTTCACGCGGGTCTTCCACAATGGCATCGCAGGCAGCGGCCACGCCCGGCGAGTAGGCCAGGGAAAGGTCACGTTGGGTAGTCAGGGGCTTGGTGGGGGAAATCTGAATCTTGCCGCCGGTGGGGTAACGGTGATACTCCAGTGCGCTCTTGCGCAACTCTTCATCCATGCTAACTCCTCGATTCGGGGTCTGTCGCGATTCAACACAACACAGGGGGGCGATCAGGTCAATTTATGGGTATCGTGGGTGGCATTATACCCTCGCCATGCCAAATTGCCGATGCGGGAAGTTCCGGATAGCGTGAAAGCCTGCACAGCCGGAGGTAGCCGCACTACAATACGCCATCCCCCTTCCTCTGGTGCCCCATGCCGTACAAGCAAGCCGTCTCGGTTCTGGTTGTCATTCATACCCCTGATCTACAGGTTTTGCTGCTGGAGCGTGCCGGGCACCCGGGCTACTGGCAATCGGTCACCGGCAGCCGGGAGGGTGAAGAATCCCTGATGGAGACCGCACGGCGGGAAGTGCAGGAAGAAACTGGCCTGTCCAGCCCACCTGCCCAGCTGCAAGACTGGCAATATGCGGTCGATTATGAGATTTACGAAGAGTGGCGTCACCGCTATGCCCCCGGCACCCGCTACAACCGCGAGCACTGGTTTGCCCTGTGCGTACCGGAGACTCAAGCCGTGACGCTCGCCGTGGATGAGCACATTGCTTACCGCTGGCTACCGTGGGCAGCCGCAGCCGAAGTGGTATTCTCTCCCAGCAATGCGGATGCCATTCGCAGTCTGCCCGATCGCTTGCACCGTTAATACGCGGGAACCGCTTGCCCGGCGCGCAGTCCAAGCTTGGATATATCCTGGATTTGCCCACACGCATGCTGCGCCGTACGCTGAAACGTTCCCTGCACCCGACCCGTAACCTGATTGAGCGCAGCCGCTGGTTGCGTCCATTCCGGGGCCTGCTGCATCATCCTAGCCTGTGGCGGCTGGGTGCCAATACGGTGGCGGGCGGTGTGCTGGTCGGGGCCTATGCTGGCCTGATACCCGGCCCGTTTCAGGTCTTGACCGCGCTGATCCTGTCCCTGCTGTTCCGGGTCAATCTGCCCGTGGCGGTGGCGTTTACACTCTACAGCAATCCGCTGACCATCGTGCCGCTCTATGTCGCCGCGTGGACGCTTGGGCAATGGCTGACCGGTGGGCATAGTGGGCAGCTACCCGCCATGCCAAACTGGGACCAGCTTCCCTTCATGGAGTGGTTACAAGGCTGGTTGCACTGGTTTGCCGGCATGGGCTGGCCATTTGTGATGGGCCTGTTTGCGCTGGCAAGCCTGATTGGTGGCGCTGGCTGGCTACTGGTGCAGCTTATGTGGCGCTGGCCGGTATACCGTCGGCAGTGGCAAAGGCGGTCCGTGTCGCCGCGGCCTCCGGCAATATCACGCTGAATCGGGTTTCCACATCGGGGACAGACTCCACCTGAATCTGCCCCGCCATCCGTTCGACCAAGGCCTTGGTAATCACCAGCCCCAGCCCGGTGCCCCCCTTCTGGCGGGTGTCAGAAGAATCCGCTTGGGCAAACTTGGAGAACAGGCGATGGCGGAAGCTATCGGGTATCCCCGGCCCATGATCGGTCACCGACAGGCATACCTGCCCACCCTGTGCCTTGAGCGACAACACCACCTGTTCACCCACAGGCGAAAACTTGCAGGCATTCGATAACAGATTGGTCAGGATCTGTTGCAAGCGGTTGCGGTCCACTGTGGCCGTGACATCACCAGCGGGGGCCTCCAGTAGCAGTGTGACGCCAAACGACTGGGCATAGGCCTGATTCATGGCCATCACGTCCTGCACGATCGGCAAAAGCGGCAGGGTCTCCAGCTGCAGGGACAACATGCCGGATTCGATCTTGGACATGTCCAGCAGATCATTGATCAACAGCAGCAACCGGTCCGCATTGCGGATGGAGATGCGGTGCAGTTCGGCCACCATCGCGGGAACGTCGCCCAACTGACCAGAGTCCGCCAGTTTCAATGAGCCGAGAATGGAAGTCAGCGGTGTGCGCAGTTCATGGCTGACTGTCGCCACAAACTCATCGCGCATGCGCTCCATCCGCTTTCGCTCAGTAATGTCCAGCAATACCCCGTTATAAATCAACAGCCCTTCTTCCTGTTGCGGACTGGAAGCCCCCTGCCACCAGATTTCCTGCCCCGAGTCGGGCCGTCTGAAACGCCCTTCATAGCGCCACTCACCGGCCTCCGCCACTGCGGCATCCACACTGTCGAGGTATGCCTGACGATCATCAGGATGAATGCAGTTGGTGAACAGATCGTCGTTCACCATAATCGCTTCCGCTGCAATGCCAAACAGGTCCTGATGCCGCGAACTCACATAGGTAAAAGTGCCTTCCCGCAAGCGGGTGTTGTAGACCCATTGATAAATGACCCCCGGGAAATGGTCGGTAATGTCCAGCAAGCGTGCCTCAGAGCGACGTAATGCGGACTCCGCGTCGTACAGTCGCGTCAGGTCACTGTGCGTACCAATCATGCGGACGGCTCGACCTGCGGCATCCCGCTCGATCACTGTCCCCCGGTCCAGCACCCATTGGTATCCCCCTTGTTTGTTGCGCATGCGGCATTCAAACTGAAAGTGGGGTATCACCCCACCAATACAGGCATTCACGGCATCCAGCACCCGAGGCTTGTCCTCAGGGTGCAACAGATTCAGCCAGGTCCCGACATGCATGGGCAGTTCGTCGGCTTCATAACCCAGCATTTGCAGCCAGCGGGGGGACAGATAGGCATCACCACGTTGCACCTGCCAATCCCACACGCCATCACCACTGCCTTCCAGCGCAAAGCGCCAGCGCGCCTCGGCCTCGGCCAGCGCCTGCTCACGCTTGCGGTCTTCCGTCACGTCGATATTGACCCCGATCAGCCGCCCGGCGCCGCCCTCCGACTTGCGACCCACGCGAGCATGCACCCGCAGCACATGCGGGCTACCATCCGGCCAGACCACTGCAAACTCGTCCACCACCATGCCGTCGCCCATGCGCGCAATCGTGATGTTGTCTGCCATGCGCTGGCGATCGGCTTCGCTTAACTGTTCATTCCAGATGGTTTGCGTGCTGCGGGGATCATCCGCCTGAGTACCGAACAAGCGATAGGTCTGGGCATCCCAGCGCGACTGGTTACTCTCCAGGTCCAGCTCCCAGATGCCAATCCCGGCCGTCGCCGTGGCCATCTGCAGCTTCTCGCCCATCTCCATACTGGCTTCCAGGGCATTTCGTCGGGCCGAAACATCCACATTGGTGCCAACCACTCGCACCGGCTTACCCTCCGGACCATATACCACCACCTTGGCGCGCCCCAGTACCCAGACCCAGTGCCCGTCCCGGTGGCGCAGTCGATGCTCAAACTCATAAGCAGGGGCAACACCATCCAGCATGGCTTGCAGTCGTTGAATGGCTGGGCCCACATCATCGGGATGCACCAGCGGCTCCCAGGCGGACACGTGATGCGGAAAGGATGCATCCAGCCCCAGCATGTCCAGCCAGCGCTGGTTCAGCAGCAGGTTACCACTGGGGATATCCCATTCCCACATGCCGTCTTCGGTCAGTTCAAGCGCAAACTGTAGCCGCAACTGGCTCTCCTGCAATTGCCTCAACAGCTGCCGGGTTACCTGGATGTCCTCCACATGCAGCCAGATGGTCCGCTCTCCTTCAGGACTTAAGGTACAGGCCCGGTGCAGGCGCAGCCATTGTTCACGACCATCCGGCAGCATCAGCAATGCCTCGCGCGCATCCAGCCCAACCCCCTCCTCCAGCAACCAGTGACTACCTGCCTGCAGCCCCATCTGCTCCAGCTGCAAACCCAGGCGATAATCCGGTGACAGGGGGGGGTAGCAGCCCAAGAGGCGTGACAGTGCCGGGTTCAGGCTGATGCAGCGGCCATCCGCTGCCAGCAGCGCCATGCCGATGGGGGCTGCAGCTGAGAGGGTCGCCATCGCATGTTCTTGCCGCAGGCGGGCCTGACGTTCCTGTATCCCTTGCAGCAACATGCGTACACGCAGCTGAAACAACACCTCATCCAGCGGCTTGCTGATGATGTCTGTCACGCCCATGCGCAGGGCCTGCATCTGCAGCGTGCGGTCACTTTGTGCCGTCACCAGCAGCACCTGCGGTTGCACCCCTGTGCCATCGAGGGCTTGCAACAGCTCCAGCCCGTTCATGCCAGGCAACACATAATCCAGAATCAGCAAATCTGGCGGGTTTTGCTGCAAACCAGGCAGCGCCTGCTCTGCTGTTGCATACATGCTGACCGAGCAATGCTCAAACCCGCCAAGCAGGCTTTGGTAGAGGCGGCGAAAGGTCTCGCTGTCCTCTACCACAGCAATCTGCACCGGTCTGAGCATGGTTACATTCATCATGAGGGCTTGGTGTATCGTTGCACCTGTCGCCGTCCACTTTGCTTGGCCAGATACAAGGCCTGGTCTGCAGCAGAAATCAGGTCAACGGCATGAACAAGGGTGGGAAAGTTGGCCACGCCGGCGCTGAAGCTGACCTGGAAGGCGCGTTCATTGGCATACTGTTGCAGGCTGGCAAACGCCTCGCAGAGCTGGACCATGACCTTGACCGCAGCATCCTGCGGGGTATCCGGCATCACCAGAATGAACTCTTCTCCACCATAGCGCCCCACACTGTCCGAGCTACGCAAGCGCTGGCGCAGCATGTAGGTGAGGCTCTTCAGCACGCGATCGCCAACCGGATGGCCATAATCATCATTCACCCGCTTGAAGTGGTCCAGATCCAGCATGACAATCGACAAGGGGCTCTGGGTGCGGATGGCGCGTGCCAGCTCCACATCCAGCCGGTTCATGATTGCCGCATGATTCAGCACCCCGGTCAGGCTGTCATTCAGCATGTAACCGCGCAAGGCACGATAGCGCTCCACCCGGGTGCGCACCGATTCAATCAGGTGCGGCAGCTGAATGGGCTTGGTCAGGAATTCATCGGCCCCCTGCCGCATGGCACTGAGCTGTCGGCTGACATCCTCCTCGGAGGAGAGGAACACAATCGGCAAACTGACGTAGGCGGGATGCTGGCGTATGGCGGCAGCGATTTCCATGCCGCTCCAGACCGGCATGTACAAATCCAGCAGAACCAGATCCGGATGCAACTCAGCCAGCGCCGCTTCGATGTGCGAAGCCTCCGATACCGTCTGCACCACCATGCCTTCTTGCTGCAAGGCACGGGCATACAGGTGGGACACCGCCAGGTCATCGTCCACGATCAGAATGCGCTCGGGCTCCGGCCGCACCCGGTTCAGCTGCCTGTCCATCGCTTCAACCAGATTGGCAATTTCCACCGGCTTCAGCAAGTAACCATTGCCACCAGCCCGCGCCGCGTGCAAGCGGGATTCAAAATCATCGCGGCTGGACAGAAACAGCACCGGCAGTGTTTCATGATCGCTGCCTTGCAAGGTCATCAGCGCCTCGGCACCACCCAGCGGGTGGTCCGGAAAGCTCATGTCCATCAGGATGATGGCGACATCCCCCAGGGAATCCAGCGTTTCCCTCAGCCGGGTATGGTCATGCAACACCGTCACTTCATAATTGAAAAAGCGGATTTGGGTAGCGTGTAGCTCCGCTGTGTCAACCTCGTCTTCCACCAGCAGCACCCGGTTACCATATGCGGCGACAGCGGCAGAAGCCCGGCGCACCGCAGGCTGCAGCCGATTGGATACGGGCTTACTGTCTGCAGCAACACACTGACTGCGCATCAAGGCAAATTGCTGAATGAGGTCTGACTGAATGGCCGGGCTTTGTGCCAGCGCCGCAGGCGTTTGCGCACGCAAAGCCAGTTCCATGGCTTTGGCAACCTTTGAGAGCTCGGGCAAGCCAAACGAGCCCGCCGATCCAGCGAGCGAGTGCACGATCCGGACCAGGGTTGCATAGTCGTCATCGGACGCGCCTGCCAAAAACGCCTGCTGCAAGCCTTGCTCAACCTGCAGCAGCTTGTCAGGCAACTCTTGCAGATAATTGGCCTTCAGCTCTGCCAGTACAGCAGCAAAATCATCGGGCACCGGTGAATCAGCCATGAGGCTTGGACTCCTGTTGACAGCGTGTCCATATGCTACGCAATTGGCTCGGTAATTGCATGGGATCAAACGGTTTAGGAATCACATCCACTGCGCCCAGATCACGAAACTGCTGAACCTCGGAAGGCTGAGCCTTGGCGGTCATGAATACCACCGGCACACCTGCCATCACGGACAGCCCCCGCAAGTGAGACAATGTGGTCGGGCCATCCATATTGGGCATCATGACATCCAGCAGCACCATGTTGGGCGCAAAATCCGTTACCTTGTCCAGCGCCTCTTGCCCGGAACTGCACACCAGCACCGTGAACTTGCCGATCATTTCCAGCGCAAGCCGGGCTACGGTCTGAATATCCGGCTCATCTTCGACATACATGATGCGTTGCAACTCAGTCATATGGACATCCCTTCCTGTGTCTCGGAGACAGGCAAACTGAAGAAAAAGCGGGTCAGACCGGTCTGACTGTCAAAGCCGATCTCTCCCTGCATCTGCTCAATCAGCATTTTGCTGATGGACAAGCCCAGCCCGGTTCCCCCTTTGAGTCGGGTATCGCTGGCATCAGCCTGGCTGAACTTCTGGAAAATACGGCTGCGGAAAGCCTCCGGAATACCGGAGCCACGGTCTTCCACCACGATGGTGACACGCGCCCCCTGCTGCTGCATGTACACCAGCACCCGATCCCCTTTGGGCGAAAACTTGATGGCATTGGAAATGAGGTTGTTCAGCACTTGTGCCAGCCGGCCAGGATCTGCCCAGACTTTAATAGGTAACCATGCTCCTCCGGCCTGGATAGACACGCCAAAGCTGTCAGCATAGCCGGTGTTATTGTC
This genomic stretch from Leeia aquatica harbors:
- the nudB gene encoding dihydroneopterin triphosphate diphosphatase encodes the protein MPYKQAVSVLVVIHTPDLQVLLLERAGHPGYWQSVTGSREGEESLMETARREVQEETGLSSPPAQLQDWQYAVDYEIYEEWRHRYAPGTRYNREHWFALCVPETQAVTLAVDEHIAYRWLPWAAAAEVVFSPSNADAIRSLPDRLHR
- a CDS encoding DUF2062 domain-containing protein, yielding MLRRTLKRSLHPTRNLIERSRWLRPFRGLLHHPSLWRLGANTVAGGVLVGAYAGLIPGPFQVLTALILSLLFRVNLPVAVAFTLYSNPLTIVPLYVAAWTLGQWLTGGHSGQLPAMPNWDQLPFMEWLQGWLHWFAGMGWPFVMGLFALASLIGGAGWLLVQLMWRWPVYRRQWQRRSVSPRPPAISR
- a CDS encoding PAS domain-containing protein → MLRPVQIAVVEDSETFRRLYQSLLGGFEHCSVSMYATAEQALPGLQQNPPDLLILDYVLPGMNGLELLQALDGTGVQPQVLLVTAQSDRTLQMQALRMGVTDIISKPLDEVLFQLRVRMLLQGIQERQARLRQEHAMATLSAAAPIGMALLAADGRCISLNPALSRLLGCYPPLSPDYRLGLQLEQMGLQAGSHWLLEEGVGLDAREALLMLPDGREQWLRLHRACTLSPEGERTIWLHVEDIQVTRQLLRQLQESQLRLQFALELTEDGMWEWDIPSGNLLLNQRWLDMLGLDASFPHHVSAWEPLVHPDDVGPAIQRLQAMLDGVAPAYEFEHRLRHRDGHWVWVLGRAKVVVYGPEGKPVRVVGTNVDVSARRNALEASMEMGEKLQMATATAGIGIWELDLESNQSRWDAQTYRLFGTQADDPRSTQTIWNEQLSEADRQRMADNITIARMGDGMVVDEFAVVWPDGSPHVLRVHARVGRKSEGGAGRLIGVNIDVTEDRKREQALAEAEARWRFALEGSGDGVWDWQVQRGDAYLSPRWLQMLGYEADELPMHVGTWLNLLHPEDKPRVLDAVNACIGGVIPHFQFECRMRNKQGGYQWVLDRGTVIERDAAGRAVRMIGTHSDLTRLYDAESALRRSEARLLDITDHFPGVIYQWVYNTRLREGTFTYVSSRHQDLFGIAAEAIMVNDDLFTNCIHPDDRQAYLDSVDAAVAEAGEWRYEGRFRRPDSGQEIWWQGASSPQQEEGLLIYNGVLLDITERKRMERMRDEFVATVSHELRTPLTSILGSLKLADSGQLGDVPAMVAELHRISIRNADRLLLLINDLLDMSKIESGMLSLQLETLPLLPIVQDVMAMNQAYAQSFGVTLLLEAPAGDVTATVDRNRLQQILTNLLSNACKFSPVGEQVVLSLKAQGGQVCLSVTDHGPGIPDSFRHRLFSKFAQADSSDTRQKGGTGLGLVITKALVERMAGQIQVESVPDVETRFSVILPEAAATRTAFATADGIPASAT
- a CDS encoding diguanylate cyclase, producing the protein MADSPVPDDFAAVLAELKANYLQELPDKLLQVEQGLQQAFLAGASDDDYATLVRIVHSLAGSAGSFGLPELSKVAKAMELALRAQTPAALAQSPAIQSDLIQQFALMRSQCVAADSKPVSNRLQPAVRRASAAVAAYGNRVLLVEDEVDTAELHATQIRFFNYEVTVLHDHTRLRETLDSLGDVAIILMDMSFPDHPLGGAEALMTLQGSDHETLPVLFLSSRDDFESRLHAARAGGNGYLLKPVEIANLVEAMDRQLNRVRPEPERILIVDDDLAVSHLYARALQQEGMVVQTVSEASHIEAALAELHPDLVLLDLYMPVWSGMEIAAAIRQHPAYVSLPIVFLSSEEDVSRQLSAMRQGADEFLTKPIQLPHLIESVRTRVERYRALRGYMLNDSLTGVLNHAAIMNRLDVELARAIRTQSPLSIVMLDLDHFKRVNDDYGHPVGDRVLKSLTYMLRQRLRSSDSVGRYGGEEFILVMPDTPQDAAVKVMVQLCEAFASLQQYANERAFQVSFSAGVANFPTLVHAVDLISAADQALYLAKQSGRRQVQRYTKPS
- a CDS encoding response regulator, encoding MTELQRIMYVEDEPDIQTVARLALEMIGKFTVLVCSSGQEALDKVTDFAPNMVLLDVMMPNMDGPTTLSHLRGLSVMAGVPVVFMTAKAQPSEVQQFRDLGAVDVIPKPFDPMQLPSQLRSIWTRCQQESKPHG